A genome region from Thermomonospora amylolytica includes the following:
- a CDS encoding ROK family transcriptional regulator, translating into MSSPLVPGGAVTVRQVPEATRRRNLGVLLRLVHRYRAMSRAGLADRMGVNRSTILALTTQLTAVGLVREEASGATGRAGRPSLVVRPESDRWYVLAFDVAVDRLVAARVGLGGTVLERREAARRRSRHADLDEVVGVLAGFGRALVAAAPPAARCVGVGASYCGLVRAADGMVRLAPNMGWTDLDFAPALSRRLGLGLPVAVGNEAHLGALAEHERGAGVGHRNLVYLHGDVGVGGGIIVGGRLLDGDDGYAAELGHMIVNPHDGRPCNCGSRGCLEAEVGEAALLEASGRAGGPVGRDGVRAVVAAAGGGDTAARRALDRVGDWLGIGVANLINLFNPGVVVFGGTLGEIYRGAAPRIHARVAAGVLPVSRDRVELRTAALGYDSTLTGAAELGFAALLADPLGALGEDGPAS; encoded by the coding sequence ATGTCGTCCCCCCTCGTGCCGGGTGGTGCCGTGACCGTGCGGCAGGTGCCGGAGGCGACGCGGCGGCGCAATCTCGGGGTGCTGCTGCGGCTGGTGCACCGGTACAGGGCGATGTCGCGTGCCGGGCTCGCCGATCGGATGGGGGTGAACCGCAGCACGATCCTGGCGCTGACCACGCAGCTCACGGCGGTGGGTCTGGTGCGCGAGGAGGCTTCCGGGGCGACGGGGCGGGCGGGCCGGCCGTCGCTGGTGGTGCGGCCCGAGAGCGACCGGTGGTACGTGCTGGCCTTCGATGTGGCGGTGGACCGGCTGGTCGCCGCCAGGGTCGGGCTCGGCGGCACGGTGCTGGAACGCAGGGAGGCGGCGCGGCGGCGCAGCAGGCACGCCGATCTGGACGAGGTGGTCGGTGTCCTGGCCGGGTTCGGCCGCGCGCTCGTGGCGGCGGCGCCCCCGGCCGCGCGGTGCGTCGGGGTCGGCGCGTCGTACTGCGGCCTGGTCAGGGCCGCCGACGGGATGGTGCGCCTGGCTCCCAACATGGGCTGGACCGACCTGGACTTCGCGCCCGCGCTCAGCCGGCGGCTGGGGCTGGGGCTGCCCGTGGCCGTCGGCAACGAGGCCCATCTGGGCGCGCTGGCCGAGCATGAACGCGGTGCGGGCGTCGGCCATCGGAACCTCGTCTACCTGCACGGGGACGTCGGGGTGGGCGGCGGCATCATCGTCGGCGGCAGGCTGCTGGACGGCGATGACGGCTACGCCGCCGAGCTCGGGCACATGATCGTCAACCCTCATGACGGCCGTCCCTGCAACTGCGGCTCGCGCGGCTGCCTGGAGGCGGAGGTGGGCGAGGCGGCGCTGCTGGAGGCGTCCGGGCGCGCCGGCGGGCCGGTCGGGCGGGACGGAGTGCGGGCCGTCGTGGCGGCGGCCGGCGGCGGTGACACGGCCGCCCGCAGGGCCCTGGACCGGGTCGGCGACTGGCTCGGGATCGGCGTGGCCAATCTGATCAACCTCTTCAATCCCGGCGTCGTCGTCTTCGGCGGCACGCTCGGCGAGATCTACCGGGGCGCGGCGCCCCGGATCCACGCGCGCGTGGCGGCCGGCGTCCTGCCCGTCTCCCGCGACCGCGTCGAACTCCGCACCGCCGCCCTCGGATACGACTCCACCCTCACCGGCGCCGCCGAACTGGGCTTCGCCGCCCTCCTGGCCGATCCGCTGGGCGCCCTCGGCGAGGACGGCCCGGCCTCCTGA
- a CDS encoding PepSY-associated TM helix domain-containing protein — protein sequence MTAPVIARPDAETTAPPRRAGWAALRPLVLRLHFYAGILIAPFLLVAALTGLLYATSFQVEKVVYRHELTVPARAAQVPLAQQVAAARAEHPEGTVTAVRPSAGPGQTTRVLLNVPGLAESTQLAVFVDPHTGRVRGTLESYGGSGALPVRAWISSLHRNLHLGETGRLYSELAASWLWVVALGGLLLWLGRRRSDRRLRRLLAPERGTRGLRRLVSWHGAIGLWAVAGLLFLSATGLTWSKYAGENVDELRTALGWSTPAISASSGDHGSHAHGAGASASTARDVGVDQVLRAASAKGLSGPLEVVWPGEDGTYVVKEIDKQWPQRLDQVAVDPATGHVVAELRFADYPLAAKLTRWGIDGHMGLLFGLVNQLLLAALAAGVITLIVLGYRMWWRRRPTRGFARPYQRGAWRQVHWAVLVPLAAIALGVGYFLPLMGISLAAFLLIDALLGLRSRKAAAAAPTVPQPATPSHLDEEKPQNPDTPETATRTKNNTP from the coding sequence ATGACTGCCCCCGTCATTGCCCGACCGGACGCGGAGACGACCGCTCCCCCCAGACGCGCGGGATGGGCGGCGCTGCGCCCCCTGGTGCTGCGCCTGCACTTCTACGCCGGAATACTCATCGCACCGTTCCTGCTGGTCGCCGCGCTCACCGGCCTGCTGTACGCCACCTCGTTCCAGGTGGAGAAGGTCGTCTACCGGCACGAGCTGACCGTTCCCGCCCGCGCCGCCCAGGTGCCCCTGGCGCAACAGGTCGCCGCGGCGCGTGCCGAACATCCCGAAGGAACGGTCACCGCCGTACGGCCCTCCGCCGGACCCGGCCAGACCACCAGGGTCCTGCTGAACGTCCCGGGCCTGGCCGAGAGCACCCAGCTCGCGGTGTTCGTCGACCCTCACACCGGACGGGTGCGGGGAACGCTGGAGAGCTACGGCGGCTCAGGCGCACTGCCGGTGCGGGCGTGGATCTCCTCCCTGCACCGCAACCTGCACCTGGGCGAGACCGGCCGCCTCTACAGCGAGCTGGCGGCGAGCTGGCTGTGGGTGGTCGCGCTCGGCGGCCTGCTGCTGTGGCTGGGCCGCCGCCGCTCCGACCGCAGGCTGCGTCGCCTGCTGGCGCCCGAACGCGGCACCCGGGGTCTGCGGCGCCTGGTGTCCTGGCACGGCGCCATCGGGCTGTGGGCGGTCGCCGGGCTGCTCTTCCTGTCGGCCACCGGGCTGACCTGGTCCAAGTACGCCGGGGAGAACGTCGACGAACTGCGCACCGCGCTGGGCTGGTCGACCCCGGCCATCTCCGCCTCCTCCGGAGACCACGGCTCGCACGCGCACGGGGCCGGCGCCTCCGCCTCCACGGCGCGCGACGTCGGGGTGGACCAGGTCCTGCGGGCGGCTTCGGCCAAGGGGCTGTCCGGCCCGCTGGAGGTCGTGTGGCCCGGCGAGGACGGCACCTACGTCGTCAAGGAGATCGACAAGCAGTGGCCGCAGCGGCTGGACCAGGTGGCCGTCGACCCCGCCACCGGCCATGTGGTCGCCGAGCTGCGCTTCGCCGACTACCCGCTGGCGGCCAAGCTCACCCGCTGGGGCATCGACGGGCACATGGGCCTGCTGTTCGGCCTGGTCAACCAGCTCCTCCTGGCCGCGCTGGCCGCCGGCGTCATCACGCTGATCGTGCTGGGCTACCGGATGTGGTGGCGGCGCCGCCCGACACGCGGATTCGCCCGGCCGTACCAGCGGGGCGCCTGGCGGCAGGTGCACTGGGCCGTCCTCGTCCCCCTGGCCGCCATCGCCCTAGGCGTCGGCTACTTCCTGCCCCTGATGGGCATCTCCCTCGCGGCCTTCCTCCTGATCGACGCCCTGCTCGGCCTCCGTTCCCGCAAGGCCGCAGCCGCCGCCCCCACCGTCCCGCAACCGGCCACCCCCTCCCACCTCGACGAGGAAAAGCCCCAGAACCCCGACACCCCGGAAACAGCCACCCGCACAAAGAACAACACCCCCTGA
- a CDS encoding DUF2075 domain-containing protein: MTVFRRTAASLLSPAERRFAEVIAEQMWMRDGVRVSESERRSWERSLPVVAEDLVEAGLGDVEMLIEYRLPLTSKRADVVLAGVDRRTGGDAYLVIELKQWSRAEVWDEDPNRILVHTMGDRPKLHPALQAKGYCDYILDFATVLADHPDAVHAAAYLHNAERGDVLDLYDAVVDERTRLFTKSTRGAFVEYLRDRFAPEPGAGAADRLLNSSVRPSKQLLKLAAEEIKNQEQFVLLAEQRLAYETVLHKVGKARQEDVKTVVVIKGGPGSGKSVIALSLLGELSRQGFGVLHATGSRSFTETMRRHVAKGSTKTKELFKYFNNFMEAEKNRLDVLICDEAHRIREVSANRYTPARLRTGRPQVDELIDAARVPVFLLDEHQVVRPGEIGTVQEIREHAEAKGLGVIEISLDEQFRCGGSRKYEQWVLRLLGLDAAPPEPWEGDDGFDVTLADSPHELEALLRDRLESGDSARMTAGFCWPWSDPQNGTLVSDVVVGDWARPWNVKGERAVGDAPPSALWATQNGGFEQVGCVYTAQGFEYDWNGVILGPDIVYRDGRLVTVRTKSKDPALKPRTVSDEQADRLIRNTYKVLLTRGMKGTVLYSVDPPTQEFLARLIR, translated from the coding sequence GTGACGGTTTTCCGTCGCACCGCCGCATCGCTGCTGTCGCCGGCCGAGCGCAGGTTCGCCGAGGTCATCGCCGAACAGATGTGGATGAGGGACGGCGTCCGCGTTTCGGAGTCCGAACGGCGGTCCTGGGAGCGCAGCCTTCCCGTGGTCGCGGAGGACCTGGTCGAGGCCGGTCTGGGCGACGTGGAGATGCTCATCGAGTACCGGCTCCCGCTGACCAGCAAACGCGCCGACGTCGTTCTGGCGGGGGTGGACCGACGTACGGGCGGTGACGCCTACCTCGTCATCGAGCTGAAGCAGTGGAGCCGCGCGGAGGTGTGGGACGAGGATCCGAACCGGATCCTCGTCCACACCATGGGCGACCGGCCCAAGCTGCATCCCGCGTTGCAGGCCAAGGGTTACTGCGACTACATCCTGGACTTCGCGACCGTGCTGGCCGACCATCCGGACGCCGTCCATGCGGCGGCCTACCTGCACAACGCCGAACGCGGTGACGTGCTGGACCTGTACGACGCGGTGGTGGACGAACGCACGCGGCTCTTCACCAAGAGCACCCGGGGCGCGTTCGTGGAATACCTGCGCGACCGGTTCGCGCCCGAGCCGGGGGCAGGGGCGGCCGACCGGCTGCTGAACAGCAGCGTGCGGCCCTCCAAGCAACTGCTGAAGCTCGCGGCCGAAGAGATCAAGAACCAGGAGCAGTTCGTCCTGCTCGCCGAGCAGCGCCTGGCCTACGAGACGGTCCTGCACAAGGTGGGCAAGGCCCGCCAGGAGGACGTCAAGACGGTCGTGGTCATCAAGGGCGGTCCCGGCAGCGGCAAGAGCGTCATCGCGCTGTCGCTGCTGGGCGAGCTGTCCCGGCAGGGTTTCGGCGTCCTGCACGCCACCGGCTCCAGGTCGTTCACGGAGACGATGCGCCGCCATGTGGCCAAGGGCTCGACCAAGACCAAGGAACTGTTCAAGTACTTCAACAACTTCATGGAGGCCGAGAAAAACCGGCTCGACGTGCTGATCTGCGACGAGGCGCACCGCATCCGCGAGGTGTCCGCCAACCGGTACACGCCCGCCCGCCTGCGCACCGGACGGCCGCAGGTCGACGAGCTGATCGACGCGGCCCGGGTGCCGGTGTTCCTGCTCGACGAGCACCAGGTCGTGCGGCCCGGGGAGATCGGCACGGTGCAGGAGATCCGCGAGCACGCGGAGGCCAAGGGGCTCGGGGTGATCGAGATATCCCTCGACGAGCAGTTCCGCTGCGGGGGAAGCCGCAAGTACGAGCAATGGGTGCTGCGCCTGCTCGGACTGGACGCCGCCCCGCCCGAGCCCTGGGAGGGCGACGACGGCTTCGACGTCACGCTCGCCGACTCCCCGCACGAACTCGAGGCCCTGCTGCGCGACCGGCTGGAGAGCGGCGACTCCGCCCGGATGACCGCAGGGTTCTGCTGGCCGTGGAGCGACCCCCAGAACGGCACGCTCGTGTCCGACGTGGTGGTCGGCGACTGGGCGCGCCCATGGAACGTCAAGGGCGAGCGGGCTGTCGGCGACGCCCCGCCCAGTGCGCTGTGGGCGACCCAGAACGGCGGCTTCGAGCAGGTCGGCTGCGTCTACACCGCGCAGGGTTTCGAGTACGACTGGAACGGGGTCATCCTCGGCCCCGACATCGTCTACCGCGACGGACGTCTGGTGACCGTACGGACGAAGAGCAAGGACCCGGCGCTCAAGCCACGGACCGTCAGCGACGAGCAGGCCGACCGGTTGATCCGCAACACCTACAAAGTCCTGCTTACGCGAGGCATGAAAGGCACCGTCCTCTATTCCGTTGACCCGCCCACCCAGGAATTCCTCGCCCGCCTCATCCGCTGA
- a CDS encoding nucleotide pyrophosphohydrolase yields the protein MGDLGELAGRLREFAAVREWEHYHTPKNLVMALAGEVGELVAEFQWLTAEEAAAVMDDPEAARRVRAEIGDVVNYLVRLADVLGIDLLEAAEAKLADSERRYDPARYRGTYRKAPPLE from the coding sequence GTGGGTGATCTCGGGGAGCTGGCGGGGCGGTTGCGTGAGTTCGCGGCGGTGCGGGAGTGGGAGCACTACCACACGCCGAAGAACCTGGTGATGGCGCTGGCCGGGGAGGTGGGCGAGCTGGTCGCCGAGTTCCAGTGGCTGACGGCCGAGGAGGCGGCGGCGGTCATGGACGATCCCGAGGCGGCGCGGCGGGTGCGGGCCGAGATCGGGGACGTGGTCAACTACCTGGTCCGGCTGGCGGACGTGCTGGGGATCGATCTGCTGGAGGCGGCGGAGGCGAAGCTGGCCGACAGCGAGCGCCGGTACGATCCGGCGCGCTACCGCGGCACCTACCGCAAGGCCCCGCCGCTGGAGTGA
- a CDS encoding GNAT family N-acetyltransferase: MEVRLAVPADDAPLEELRAVLDEESTFMLMEPGERAVPDEERPRLSYRVVAVEGGRPVGFVSVSVMPYARVRHRGHVVMGVRASHTGRGVGRALLEAAVAEARSRGLTRLELTVMTHNRRALALYTRCGFQVEGLRRASAIVRGDTVDEYYMGLLL, from the coding sequence GTGGAGGTCAGGCTCGCCGTTCCCGCCGATGACGCTCCGCTCGAGGAGCTGCGGGCGGTGCTGGACGAGGAATCGACGTTCATGCTCATGGAGCCGGGCGAGCGGGCCGTTCCGGACGAGGAACGGCCGCGGCTCTCCTACCGGGTGGTCGCCGTCGAGGGCGGGCGGCCGGTGGGCTTCGTGAGCGTGTCGGTCATGCCGTACGCACGGGTCCGGCATCGCGGACATGTGGTGATGGGGGTGCGCGCCTCGCACACGGGGCGGGGCGTGGGGCGCGCCCTGCTGGAGGCGGCGGTCGCGGAGGCGCGGTCGCGCGGGCTGACCCGGCTGGAGCTGACCGTCATGACGCACAACCGCCGGGCGCTCGCCCTCTACACGCGCTGCGGGTTCCAGGTGGAGGGACTGCGCCGCGCGTCCGCGATCGTCCGCGGCGACACGGTCGACGAGTACTACATGGGCCTTCTGCTATAG
- a CDS encoding RNA polymerase sigma factor, protein MTGTAVPEDLLRGLAPQVLGAVVRRYGHFDLAGDAVQEALLAAARQWPDQGVPGDPRAWLITVAARRLTDLLRAEQARRRREDAVAQWAVRRTAPPADRVPADADDTLILLFLCCHPALSPASQIALTLRAVGGLSTAEIARAFLVPEATMTRRITRAKQRIKDSRIPFAPPAAADRPARLAAVLHVLYLIFNEGYAVTSGPSLTRADLSAEAIRLTRLVHRLLPGDPEVTGLLALMLLTDARRPARTGPHGELIPMNEQDRSKWNAAYIAEGVDLLSEALPKGEPGPYQIQAAIAALHDEAPTPEATDWPQIRALYEVLMRSSDNPVVALNHAVAVAMTDGPRTALDLVDALRPRLAEDHRLYAVRAHLLEMAGDIDGARAAYQEAARRTHSLPQQRYLNARAARLASPG, encoded by the coding sequence GTGACCGGGACCGCCGTTCCCGAGGACCTGCTGCGCGGGCTGGCGCCGCAGGTCCTCGGTGCGGTGGTGCGCCGGTACGGCCATTTCGACCTGGCCGGGGACGCCGTGCAGGAGGCGCTGCTGGCCGCCGCCCGGCAGTGGCCGGACCAGGGCGTCCCCGGCGACCCCCGCGCCTGGCTGATCACGGTCGCCGCCCGCAGGCTCACCGACCTGCTGCGCGCCGAGCAGGCCCGCCGCCGCAGGGAGGACGCCGTCGCGCAGTGGGCCGTGCGACGGACGGCGCCGCCCGCCGACCGTGTCCCGGCGGACGCCGACGACACCCTGATCCTGCTGTTCCTGTGCTGCCATCCGGCGCTGTCGCCGGCCTCCCAGATCGCCCTCACGCTGCGCGCGGTCGGCGGCCTGAGCACGGCGGAGATCGCCCGCGCGTTCCTGGTCCCCGAGGCCACGATGACCCGGCGGATCACCCGCGCCAAGCAGCGCATCAAGGACAGCCGGATCCCGTTCGCCCCGCCCGCCGCCGCGGACCGCCCGGCGCGGCTGGCCGCGGTGCTGCACGTCCTCTACCTGATCTTCAACGAGGGGTACGCGGTCACCTCGGGCCCGTCGCTGACCCGCGCCGACCTGTCCGCCGAGGCGATCCGGCTGACCCGTCTCGTTCACCGGCTGCTGCCCGGCGACCCCGAGGTGACCGGCCTGCTGGCGCTGATGCTGCTCACCGACGCCCGCCGGCCCGCCCGCACCGGCCCGCACGGCGAGCTGATCCCGATGAACGAGCAGGACCGGTCGAAGTGGAACGCCGCCTACATCGCCGAGGGCGTCGACCTGCTCTCCGAGGCCCTCCCCAAGGGCGAGCCCGGCCCGTACCAGATCCAGGCCGCGATAGCCGCCCTCCACGACGAGGCCCCCACCCCCGAGGCCACCGACTGGCCGCAGATCCGCGCCCTGTACGAGGTGCTGATGCGGAGTTCGGACAATCCGGTGGTCGCCCTCAACCACGCCGTCGCGGTCGCCATGACCGATGGTCCCCGTACGGCGCTCGACCTGGTGGACGCTTTGCGGCCGCGCCTCGCGGAGGACCACCGCCTGTACGCGGTCCGTGCGCACCTGCTGGAAATGGCCGGTGACATCGACGGTGCCCGGGCCGCCTACCAGGAGGCGGCCCGCCGCACCCACAGCCTTCCGCAGCAGCGCTATCTCAACGCCCGCGCCGCCCGCCTGGCGTCACCGGGGTGA
- a CDS encoding YciI family protein, whose product MIMLFGSQRDYDAITGKGRDAWPVEEVAAMHAFMEKWNRELVESGEFVDAQGLTAPVHARRISLRDGAPVVTDGPYAETQEVLAGYTIVECDSFDRATEIAARLADTPHPAGATTQGEWHVDIRPIAETTAGFDL is encoded by the coding sequence ATGATCATGCTGTTCGGCTCGCAGCGGGACTACGACGCGATCACCGGCAAGGGGCGGGACGCCTGGCCCGTCGAGGAGGTCGCCGCGATGCACGCGTTCATGGAGAAGTGGAACCGAGAGCTGGTGGAGTCCGGCGAGTTCGTCGACGCGCAGGGCCTGACCGCGCCCGTCCACGCCCGCCGCATCAGCCTCCGCGACGGGGCGCCGGTGGTGACGGACGGCCCGTACGCCGAGACCCAGGAGGTGCTCGCCGGTTACACGATCGTGGAGTGCGACAGCTTCGACCGGGCCACCGAGATCGCCGCCCGCCTCGCCGACACCCCGCACCCGGCGGGGGCGACGACGCAGGGCGAGTGGCACGTGGACATCCGCCCGATCGCCGAGACCACCGCCGGCTTCGACCTGTGA
- a CDS encoding DUF6745 domain-containing protein codes for MSPAHDLPPARQAIDIRDEWLACGLSTAPAEREAFETAVRGLYEMVGAGPPRFVWVDSPAAAVPVLAGLGTQVVPAGSLLRTSDLPPVASRLASLMTDLRGHLDGRLRRRPAGRLRPALAVPLESLPPEEALRHGVRPERLVEVTVADSLRTSLRDCVAAPLRTAFHKVRGQRHWLTWYGQHDAHWVARHDAWRRLGLLRLARQDARQLDLWAELARRGGWWWPGEGVCVVSERPAEVHWEPMPGGLHGQVRLHRDDGPAVRFRDGWGVHVLHGTHVPGWVIEDPAVERIHAEPNIEVRRSAIERIGWETYISRAGLALVGAAPDPGNPGCELRLYDMPGARVLLAVNGSVERDGHRRRYGLTVPTDIDDPIEAAGWSYGLSGELYAQLVRRT; via the coding sequence GTGAGCCCGGCGCACGACCTGCCGCCGGCGCGGCAGGCGATCGATATCCGCGATGAGTGGCTCGCCTGCGGGCTGAGCACCGCCCCCGCCGAGCGGGAGGCGTTCGAGACGGCCGTTCGCGGGCTGTACGAGATGGTCGGCGCGGGACCTCCCCGGTTCGTGTGGGTGGACTCTCCCGCCGCGGCGGTGCCCGTACTGGCGGGGTTGGGGACGCAGGTCGTTCCGGCGGGGTCCCTGCTGCGGACGAGCGACCTGCCGCCGGTCGCGTCACGGCTGGCGAGCCTGATGACGGACCTGCGCGGACACCTGGACGGACGGCTCCGGCGGCGGCCCGCCGGAAGGCTGCGGCCCGCGCTCGCGGTGCCGCTGGAGAGCCTTCCGCCGGAGGAGGCGCTGCGGCACGGGGTCCGTCCGGAGCGGCTGGTCGAGGTGACGGTGGCGGACTCGCTGCGCACCTCGCTGCGCGACTGTGTCGCGGCCCCGCTGCGGACGGCGTTCCACAAGGTGCGGGGGCAACGGCACTGGCTGACCTGGTACGGGCAGCACGATGCGCACTGGGTGGCGCGCCACGACGCCTGGCGGCGGCTCGGGCTGCTGCGCCTCGCCCGCCAGGACGCCCGGCAGCTCGACCTGTGGGCGGAGCTGGCGCGGCGCGGCGGCTGGTGGTGGCCCGGCGAGGGCGTCTGCGTCGTGTCCGAACGGCCGGCCGAGGTGCACTGGGAGCCGATGCCCGGCGGCCTGCACGGGCAGGTGCGGCTGCACCGCGACGACGGTCCGGCGGTCCGCTTCCGCGACGGGTGGGGCGTGCACGTGCTGCACGGCACCCACGTTCCCGGCTGGGTGATCGAGGATCCCGCGGTGGAGCGGATCCATGCCGAGCCCAACATCGAGGTGCGCCGCTCGGCCATCGAACGGATCGGCTGGGAGACCTACATCTCCCGGGCGGGCCTCGCCCTCGTCGGCGCCGCCCCCGACCCCGGCAATCCCGGCTGCGAGCTGCGGCTCTACGACATGCCGGGCGCGCGGGTGCTGCTGGCCGTCAACGGGTCGGTGGAACGCGACGGCCACCGCCGCCGCTACGGGCTGACCGTTCCGACCGACATCGACGACCCGATCGAGGCCGCCGGCTGGTCCTACGGGCTGTCCGGCGAACTGTACGCGCAGCTCGTCCGCCGTACCTGA
- a CDS encoding MBL fold metallo-hydrolase yields MWRDPDGLTVIDSGAAGSAPFVAEAIGALGCRTSDVRRLVLTHSHVDHVGGAAEIAGWGDVTVLAHRADAPVIRGDAEEAAPVLADWERPIFEQANAQIAPGRPAPVNVDREVEDGDVVDFGGGARVVSVPGHTEGSIALYLPGPRVLFTGDLVARDPQSRDPRAPVMLGVFNTDTARAAASFRRLAELDVEVACFGHGEPVTADAAGFLRATAEKLPS; encoded by the coding sequence GTGTGGCGCGACCCGGACGGGCTGACCGTGATCGACAGCGGGGCCGCCGGATCCGCGCCGTTCGTCGCCGAGGCGATCGGCGCACTGGGATGCCGCACTTCCGACGTGCGGCGGCTGGTCCTCACGCACAGTCATGTCGACCATGTCGGCGGGGCGGCCGAGATCGCCGGATGGGGGGACGTCACCGTTCTGGCCCATCGCGCCGACGCGCCCGTCATCAGGGGCGACGCCGAGGAGGCGGCGCCCGTCCTGGCCGACTGGGAACGGCCCATCTTCGAGCAGGCCAACGCGCAGATCGCGCCGGGCCGCCCGGCCCCGGTGAACGTCGACCGCGAGGTGGAGGACGGGGACGTCGTCGACTTCGGCGGCGGGGCCCGTGTGGTGTCGGTGCCGGGGCACACCGAGGGCAGCATCGCGCTCTACCTGCCGGGGCCGCGGGTGCTGTTCACCGGCGACCTCGTGGCCCGCGATCCGCAGTCCCGCGACCCGCGGGCCCCGGTCATGCTGGGCGTCTTCAACACCGACACCGCCCGGGCCGCCGCCTCGTTCCGCCGCCTGGCGGAACTGGACGTGGAGGTCGCCTGCTTCGGCCACGGGGAGCCGGTCACCGCGGACGCCGCCGGCTTCCTGCGGGCGACCGCCGAGAAACTGCCGTCCTGA
- a CDS encoding SulP family inorganic anion transporter, translating into MTAQTWRRDLAASLVVFLVALPLCVGIAVASGVPAELGLVTGIVGGLVTGLLPGSTLQVSGPAAGLTVLVYEAVHQHGISTLGVLVLAAGLLQILLGALRLGRWFRAITVAVVEGMLAGIGLTIIAGQLYAMADVTAPGSGLGKLAGLPALAAEGFGSAATLTALAVGVGTIAVLAVWPRLPARVRVVPAPLAAVALATAVVAVFDLPVARLEVNGLLAAIRPPGAEDLARLAEIGVIGTVLAFALISSAESLFSAAAVDRMHDGPRTDYDKELMAQGAGNTVCGALGALPMTAVIVRSSANVSAGARTKASRVLHGVWLLLFAALFPAALGIIPLAALSGVLVHTGWKLVPLGRLAPLWREHRGEAIILACTAIAVVALNLFEGVLLGLLLAVLKTAWETSHVSVKVDDEGDGPIRVTLTGNATFLRLPKMLDALEALPRDRHIELDLTGLRHLDHACRIALTNWADRHNARDGEAPPAVAIVGTAT; encoded by the coding sequence ATGACCGCGCAGACCTGGCGGCGCGATCTGGCCGCCTCGCTCGTCGTGTTCCTGGTCGCCCTGCCGCTGTGCGTGGGCATCGCCGTCGCCTCCGGCGTCCCGGCCGAGCTGGGCCTGGTCACCGGCATCGTCGGGGGCCTGGTCACCGGCCTGCTGCCGGGCAGCACCCTGCAGGTCAGCGGGCCTGCCGCGGGCCTGACCGTGCTGGTGTACGAGGCGGTGCACCAGCACGGCATCTCCACCCTGGGCGTGCTGGTGCTGGCCGCCGGGCTGCTGCAGATCCTGCTCGGGGCGCTGCGGCTGGGCCGCTGGTTCCGGGCGATCACGGTGGCCGTCGTGGAGGGCATGCTCGCCGGGATCGGCCTGACCATCATCGCCGGGCAGCTGTACGCGATGGCCGACGTCACCGCCCCCGGCTCGGGGCTGGGCAAGCTCGCCGGGCTGCCCGCCCTGGCCGCGGAGGGGTTCGGGTCGGCCGCCACGCTCACCGCGCTGGCCGTCGGCGTCGGCACCATCGCGGTGCTGGCGGTCTGGCCGCGCCTGCCCGCGCGGGTGCGGGTCGTGCCCGCTCCGCTGGCGGCGGTCGCCCTGGCCACCGCCGTGGTCGCGGTGTTCGACCTGCCGGTGGCCCGGCTGGAGGTCAACGGGCTGCTGGCGGCGATCCGGCCGCCCGGCGCCGAGGACCTGGCCCGGCTCGCCGAGATCGGCGTGATCGGCACCGTGCTGGCGTTCGCGCTGATCTCCTCGGCGGAGAGCCTGTTCAGCGCCGCCGCGGTGGACCGCATGCACGACGGCCCGCGCACCGACTACGACAAGGAGCTGATGGCCCAGGGCGCGGGCAACACGGTGTGCGGCGCGCTCGGGGCGCTGCCGATGACCGCCGTCATCGTCCGCAGCTCCGCCAACGTCAGCGCGGGCGCGCGCACCAAGGCGTCCCGGGTGCTGCACGGCGTGTGGCTGCTGCTGTTCGCGGCGCTGTTCCCGGCCGCGCTGGGGATCATCCCGCTGGCCGCGCTGTCGGGCGTGCTGGTCCACACGGGCTGGAAGCTGGTCCCGCTCGGCCGGCTGGCGCCGCTGTGGCGCGAGCACCGGGGCGAGGCGATCATCCTGGCCTGCACGGCGATCGCCGTGGTCGCCCTCAACCTGTTCGAGGGCGTCCTGCTGGGCCTGCTGCTGGCGGTGCTGAAGACCGCCTGGGAGACCTCCCACGTCAGCGTCAAGGTCGACGACGAGGGCGACGGCCCGATCCGGGTGACCCTCACCGGGAACGCCACGTTCCTGCGCCTGCCGAAGATGCTCGACGCCCTGGAGGCGCTCCCGCGCGACCGCCACATCGAGCTCGACCTGACCGGCCTGCGGCACCTCGACCACGCCTGCCGCATCGCCCTGACCAACTGGGCGGACCGCCACAACGCCCGGGACGGGGAGGCGCCCCCCGCCGTGGCGATCGTGGGCACCGCCACCTGA